The Methanobrevibacter millerae genome includes the window ATAAATCTTGATAAATTGTATTTTTATCAAATCCATCAATCTCTTTGGCTTTACTAACCATAAATTTACACCTAATTATTTTATTTAAGGATATTGCTTAAAATTAACTAATAATAACTAAAATAACCTTAAATAAACTTTTACTAACTAAAAGTTATTAAAAGATTTTTTAAAGAAATCTCCACTAATAATCTAAATCAATCATGGAAAACTTATTGATAGTAAAATAACGATTAAAGTATATTAAAGTTATTAAAAGTTAATTTAACAATATTATAATTAATAATATGTAAATTGAAGTATAAAAATATATGTATTTGTGGAATTCAATATTTTATTGAGTGTCAAATTGAGATTTCCCTGGTTTTTATGCAAATAAAATTGACTCATCAAATAGGAGGTGGTGAGTTGAGAAAAAGTTAATCTCTAAAAAAGTTTTTGATTAAACTAAGACTTAAATTTGTCATTGATTTTCATTATTATTTGTCTTAATTATCTTTGTTCTAAAAATTGGAGTCTATATAGTTTTAGATTATGTTGGGAATGGTTGTTATTGAGTATTTTTTCTGATTTTTTGGTGATTTTTGTATAAAAAAATAATGCTTTAACAGTTTAAATTTCAATAAAACTTAATCAATATGCTTAGAATAAAAAATTAAGATCAATCATTCAGATTAAGCAATATTGATTTTCCTCTCACTGATTTAAATAGAGTAAAGAGACAGTTAACTGTCGCACAACCCCTAGCTCGTCGCATGTAACCGAAATAGTTATGTCCACTTTCAGTGCAAATGGATTTAAAATCACAATCCCTGCTGCAAGGATTGCAATAATGATTATAAGTAAAATCATGATTATTTTATTGTGATTCATAATTTATTAACTATTTTTATTATTATTGAATTTACGATAAATATTCTTTATTAAGATGTTATTATAAAATAAAGAATATAAATTACTGATAAATATAGCTTTTTTGAAATCTTTCTTTAAAATTAAATTATTTAAAATAGATATTTCTTTTCTTGGAATTTGAATATCCAAATCTTTTTCAAAATCATAAATCTTTAAAATCGCTTCTTTTTTCTCTTTTTTATCTAAATTAGAAAAAATTAAAAGTAAACTACCAATATTTTCCGCTAAAAAAACATTAATTGATAAATTTACATTATCTAATAATTCATATGTATATTCCATACCTTTTAAAAAATTATTAAATTTTTCCAAATCATGACCATGAATGGCTGTTTTTTTATCTTCAAAAGTATTGTAAATATATAAATAATTTTTAGGTAAAATAGAAACTTTTTTAGAATTAATTAAACATTTAAAATAAAAATATGTATCTTCACACAAAGAATCATCAGGAAATGAAATATTATTATTTATAATTAAATTTTTTTTGAAAATTTTGCCCCATGGTGCTACTAAATGATTATATGATAGTTTATCGAATTTTTCTTGACTTTCCAAAGGATTGAATGAAATTAACTGTTCATTGGTTGGAAATAAATTTGCTTTAACCATATCCCCATCAAGGTTAATGTAATGGCTAGATATTACAAAATCTGAATTTTCTTCTTTTATTGTGTCATATAATATTTCAAATGCGTTTTTTTGATAAGTATCATCAGAATCAAGGAATATAATATAATCCGAAGTTGCATAATCAATACCCAATGATCTAGGTTTACCCGGAAGGCCAGAATTTTGCTTTAATTCTATTAATTTAATATTATCATATTTTTCCACATATTGATTAATAATCTCTTTTGATAAATCTGTTGACGCATCATCGACCAATATCAGTTCAATATAATCAAAACCAAAAGTTTGATTAATTATCGAATCAATTGCAAATGAAATATCATTTTCAGCATTATAAACAGGAATTATTACAGAAATTTTATAGTTAATGATTATACACCACACTAATAACTTTAATTATAATTAATATTTGACAAATAATAAATTAGTTTGTCTGTTAATGAATAAATTTGTTTCGATGCAATACGGCAAGAAAAAAATAATTTGAAAATTCTCGCAAAACATCAACTCTGCACAGTTCATTAAATACAAAACTTGATGATAAAAAATCTTTAAATTTTTTATTATTTTATGTTGATTAATGGTTTTTTATATTGGTATTATAGTTCACGACACTAAAAATTATAAAAATTCATAGGAACTTCCAGAGCCAATTTTTCCAATAACTTTCATTATTAATTACTTGTTTAAATTCATTTTCAAAGATAAATTTTAGTTGTTCCATGCAGGTTATAAATTTTCTTGAAATTTTAGCTTTTATTGTTCTCCAAACTTGTTCTATTGGATTATATTTTGGAGAATATGGTGGTAAATGGATTAAATCCATGTTTAAAATGTTGCATAATTCTCTGAAAACAGTAGCATGATGGACACTATAATTATCTAAGATTACTGCTATTAGTATTTCCATTATTAACTGGTGTTGTAAGTTTTTATCCATAAAATATGATAATAACATTGCTTTTTGAAGATTTTCGAGTACCTGGTCGGATTTAGTTTTGAAATTTAAAGGATTTTTTACAAGTCTTTCGAAAAATTTCTTGAAAGTATTACTTTTCTCAGATAATATTTCTAACGCTAATAATAGTTTTTCATAGTTTTTTTTCATCATTAACCGTATTTAAAATATTTTTTTAACTCTAAATTTTTATTATTCATTATTTTTCCTAATTTAGATTTTAATTCTTCATTTTCAATATTTTGAATAGTGATGGTTATCATAAATTTCATCATTTCAAAGGTTTTTGTATTATCTAAGAATGATACGAAAGATTTTCCATTTATTGCTTGTACACCTAGTGCATTTAAGGATAATCTTGTTGTTGGTTGTATTTTAATGTTTTTAGTGCCTTTTTTATTATAACATCTTTGACTGTTATCTTGATTTTGACAATATGTTTGATCTAAAAACACGACAGTGAAATTTTCTAAATCTAAATGTCGGGTGTTTTTTTTAACTGTTCTTCAGCATCTTTTGGCATTTTAGCATATATTTTATAAGGTTTAGTGTAAGTATAGTCCAATTTCTTCATTATGCGCTCAATACTTCTTAAACTATATTTAACGCCAAATAATGTTTCAATTATATGTTTTACTTCTTTTGCAGTTTTTAAATTATTTTCTTGAATCGCTTTGTCTAAAATTAAAAATTGTTCTTCTGTTAGTTTAGATTGACCTTTAGAACCTTTTTTTCTTTTTAATGCTTCCATACCACCATTATTCCATTGTTTAATCCAATTATATGCAGTTCCTTGACTAATCCCATGTTTATTAATAATGTCATTTATTGGTTCATCATGCAAAACATCCAAAATTACATATAATTTATTTAAAACTCGTGTATCATTCTCTAACTTTTTAATTTCCGTTTGAATCTCGGAAATAATCCCAGGATATTCTTCAATTAATGTTTGATTAGACATGATTATAATATTTATAACCAATAGTATTTATAATTTTCAGTGTCGACTACTATACTTTTTGATAGAAATTTGAATTTTTCAAAACACACATGACAAAACCCTAAAAAAGTAAATTTTATT containing:
- a CDS encoding transposase; this translates as MKKNYEKLLLALEILSEKSNTFKKFFERLVKNPLNFKTKSDQVLENLQKAMLLSYFMDKNLQHQLIMEILIAVILDNYSVHHATVFRELCNILNMDLIHLPPYSPKYNPIEQVWRTIKAKISRKFITCMEQLKFIFENEFKQVINNESYWKNWLWKFL
- a CDS encoding helix-turn-helix domain-containing protein; this encodes MSNQTLIEEYPGIISEIQTEIKKLENDTRVLNKLYVILDVLHDEPINDIINKHGISQGTAYNWIKQWNNGGMEALKRKKGSKGQSKLTEEQFLILDKAIQENNLKTAKEVKHIIETLFGVKYSLRSIERIMKKLDYTYTKPYKIYAKMPKDAEEQLKKTPDI
- a CDS encoding glycosyltransferase family 2 protein, with product MWCIIINYKISVIIPVYNAENDISFAIDSIINQTFGFDYIELILVDDASTDLSKEIINQYVEKYDNIKLIELKQNSGLPGKPRSLGIDYATSDYIIFLDSDDTYQKNAFEILYDTIKEENSDFVISSHYINLDGDMVKANLFPTNEQLISFNPLESQEKFDKLSYNHLVAPWGKIFKKNLIINNNISFPDDSLCEDTYFYFKCLINSKKVSILPKNYLYIYNTFEDKKTAIHGHDLEKFNNFLKGMEYTYELLDNVNLSINVFLAENIGSLLLIFSNLDKKEKKEAILKIYDFEKDLDIQIPRKEISILNNLILKKDFKKAIFISNLYSLFYNNILIKNIYRKFNNNKNS